The genome window TCTCAAATATTTgagtttaaatgcattttatttttagacaaccTACATgacatgtttttcttaaaaacaatgcCTCCACTCCAAATAAATCACggtcaaaataaatgaagagctcAAGATGACATCAGTCCCATTTGTCTTTTAAGTCCTGGTGTTGTGTGGATGACAAGCAGAAGCCAGTTATGATGACAGGTGATAGATCCAAAGTAATTGCcaaatttgttaacatttttccatttctaaaccATCCTTAAAGAAATTCATATATGGGGTCACACCATCCTCACGGTAGTCCAATAGAGCAACCATGCCATCTGGATTCATGTTTTCACCAATAAATAACTGATAGTTTTTGAAATTAGCAAGGATGTGCTTGATTTGTTCTGCAGCCCCTGTCATAAAAGGTTTTACTCTTTCTGGTCTCCGTTCTTCAAGTTTGCCTTTGATTGATTTCATGTAATCTTTGATGTACTTCTTGTAGGCTTCTTTCGTGAAACTTGTTTCCTGCAGGTGATGGTTCATGACAATATCGACACCAGTGATTACTGTGCTTTCGGTACCTTCGCCCTCTGGGCCTTCAGCGGAGGCATTTCCACCAATGAGCGAGTCATCAATGTTACCTTCTGTCCTACTGACCATCTTCCCCTCCACCTCCAGGCACAGCCCGTCCGCGATCTCCCGGATCTTGTAGATGTCGGAGAACATCTCATCGTGGCTGATGAGGTCCCGGTAGATAATCATGACGGCGACTGAAGGGAGACGACGGCGGCGCTAGCTTAGCAGGAGCCCGAAACTCGGAGCGAGCGCGGTGCAGCCGGAGCGGCGCTCGGGGGAAGGGGGGAGCGGGCGGAAAAAGGGGACTGTGTGTTTTCAAGCAGCTTCTTAAGTGACTCATGCACACTCCACTCTGAGAATCACTATAGGACAAGATTAAGGAGCTCCTACTGATCAAGCAGAGATTTCCAATAGGCCTTGTTGCCCTCATTGCCTGTCCGTTTTAGTACAGGAATAATCAAAGATTTTCTCCAGAGTAACATGCCTTTGCAGTCTTTTTCTAAGCATGCAATGCCACAAAAGCCCTCTATCCCTGGAAGGTTTTTCTGTGAGCTTGTCCAAGAGAACTTAACAGTTTTCCAGACCTTTAAAGTCAAGTTTGCCCTCTTTCTCTCACATTAACACATATGAGCATTTAGGAATAAATAGTtaacagaaaattcagaaatgcTTACAACAgggagaaataaattatttacattatctCTAAATGCTAAATAATAGAGATTTCTACAACTCTGATGGCTTTGTGTGGGTTTTACAGATAACCATGCGTGGAGATTTTGTTGGAAACCCAAAGAGATACTCACAAATCATAGCCCACATTTCCATCTCTGCCATCACGACACAAAGCCAATGTTGCCCAGCAGGCGGCACAAGGAAGCACTAAAGTCTCCAGAGAATGGTGAGTAATCTCTGACTGAACAGAGGCTGACAGCAACCACTTTAAAAGGCTAATCTAAATGTATGAGCCTTTACCCTTTGTCTGTTCTCTGAATGTTGATTCCAGAAGATGTGCAGCAAAGATGTGCCACTTGCGTTTCCTAGATAGATGTGGAAAGGTCAAAGCATTTGTGGCAGAAAACAATAACACTTGGGATGAAGCCGATTTAGAAATTACAAGATGTCCTCTGACACTCTTTTCCTTTAGCCAGATGAATACCCTGGTTTGCTTTTCTAACCCCCAGTTAATACTTTGTAGCCTTCAAAGGGCCTTGGGTTCAAGTTCCCTATCAAGGGACTTCCCCTAAGAGTGAGTGGGGAGATCATTCTGGAAGAAGCACAGAAGCAAGTTTGCAGAAATTTAAGGTGAATTTAGAAGATGAGGTACTGAAAAGCAAGACTGATAATTTTCAAATCATTCACAGTAGATAAGTAAACATGGTGAGCAACTGATTATGGAAAACCATGCAGGTGAGAGGTTGATGTCACACACCAAGTTCATGCACGGTCGCCTCGTGTGTGGAAAGGATCCCTTCCAACTATATTTTACATCTCATCAGTGGAATTCTTCCTCCAAGTTTTAAGATGAAAAACCTCCCCAGAATCACCAAGTCATTTCAAGTTTACAAATTCCAAAACtccaaataaatgtttcttaggGAACAATAAAGCTCTGATTAATTTTTGATGACAAAATATTAGGAATCATCACTGTGATCATTGTAAGCCTATCTAAAAGGCTTAAAGCTTGTCATTCATTACGTCACATCCTACTTTACCCAAtcttacagaagaaaaattaagaaaagattaATTCTTAAATACGGAGAAGTGACCTCAAATCAACTCTCAATAATCCAACTAATGGGATATAATAACTTGGGAAATTCAAAAtagcagataatttttaaaaatctatttacttttgtattttattaggaTTCTTTTAAATTAGTGCATATAacacataaagtataataaaactcTTTAAATTACATATTATGCCCCTTATCAGATAGTAAGaaactgtaaataaataaagaagaaaaaaagatttttcaactTAGGAGGAGATGATACTGAAATACTCTTCATTGTTATTATCCAAAAATAAACGTGAGGAGCTGAATACTGTAGCTCAGAGGAGAAATTGCCTATTGAACAACAATCCAATAGTTATTAGGGAATATTCTGACAGCATTTCCAGAATTTTAGCACATATACGTACAGATATGTTTTCTGAGCATAGCACACAGGTC of Macaca fascicularis isolate 582-1 chromosome 8, T2T-MFA8v1.1 contains these proteins:
- the LOC123575194 gene encoding translationally-controlled tumor protein-like, with product MIIYRDLISHDEMFSDIYKIREIADGLCLEVEGKMVSRTEGNIDDSLIGGNASAEGPEGEGTESTVITGVDIVMNHHLQETSFTKEAYKKYIKDYMKSIKGKLEERRPERVKPFMTGAAEQIKHILANFKNYQLFIGENMNPDGMVALLDYREDGVTPYMNFFKDGLEMEKC